In Actinoplanes sp. NBC_00393, a single genomic region encodes these proteins:
- a CDS encoding GGDEF domain-containing protein: MSSATPGALHQQRRRAIRAGALYCCSPALLAGVYTAATWGAPGRGAMLAVVLTILLASGLAGAVASRIVESRWWMLPQHAGAMVNLAGYVALGLLDGGIASPLGAFIPTSTVLLATVLLPRAFLTVVTLNAIGYGLVVAYGDPAPPGYWLVHTLGFGAAAVLCLRHSAALDSMRRRLAASSRIDPLTGCLNRRGFDDRTAAALAAGGPVTLVLLDLDHFKQVNDAYGHRAGDELLAWVGGSLRASLPAGAVAGRLGGDEFALLLPGTCDQGAAVIVEVIRERLRAGAPSSLGYATYPQDARDADGLASVADRRLYADKAARERRAPTADEVAWVRTRGVLSGADVTVGTRERRRHSIADPGWMSIAQTCVAMIYLAFYTDGHAYRGVMWAICAWGFAAGLAVVLGADWLSRSRTARPLMLAFSASSFVSLAVIAALDGGVSSTLGVGMLLPIPLLMLGMRTRVAAPVALAAGAIYAVLAVVEGASSNWFVVTNLLGTATTSIACALQGRTAAAQRRMLTRLARVDVLTDVLNRRGFAERFTAEVSSAGRLRAALLVADLDGFKQLNDSYGHAAGDELLRWVAATLRAGARGRDVVGRLGGDEFVVLVCDADPVEAAARYRAALSERTGVSIGVAVLDVDGADFDSLYAAADARLYQQKAARKAVQPPALTAS; the protein is encoded by the coding sequence ATGAGCAGTGCCACGCCGGGTGCCCTGCACCAACAGCGGAGACGGGCGATCCGTGCCGGAGCGCTCTACTGCTGCTCGCCCGCGCTCCTGGCCGGCGTCTACACGGCGGCCACCTGGGGCGCGCCCGGCCGCGGCGCGATGCTCGCGGTGGTACTGACGATCCTGCTCGCCTCCGGTCTGGCCGGTGCGGTGGCGAGCCGGATCGTCGAATCCCGCTGGTGGATGCTGCCCCAGCACGCCGGGGCGATGGTCAACCTGGCCGGCTACGTGGCCCTCGGTCTGCTCGACGGGGGCATCGCGTCGCCGCTCGGCGCGTTCATCCCGACGTCGACGGTGCTGCTGGCCACGGTTCTGCTGCCCCGCGCCTTCCTGACCGTGGTGACGCTCAACGCGATCGGGTACGGGCTGGTCGTCGCGTACGGCGACCCGGCCCCACCCGGCTACTGGCTGGTCCACACGCTCGGCTTCGGCGCCGCCGCGGTGCTGTGCCTGCGCCACTCGGCGGCCCTGGACTCGATGCGCCGGCGGCTGGCGGCCAGCTCACGGATCGACCCGCTCACCGGCTGCCTCAACCGCCGCGGCTTCGACGACCGGACCGCGGCGGCCCTGGCGGCCGGTGGGCCGGTCACCCTGGTGCTCCTCGATCTGGACCACTTCAAGCAGGTCAACGATGCGTACGGCCACCGCGCCGGCGACGAACTGCTGGCCTGGGTCGGCGGCTCCCTGCGCGCCTCGCTGCCCGCCGGAGCGGTCGCCGGGCGGCTCGGCGGGGACGAGTTCGCGCTGCTGCTGCCCGGCACCTGCGACCAGGGCGCGGCCGTGATCGTCGAAGTCATCCGGGAACGGCTTCGGGCCGGTGCGCCGTCGAGCCTCGGGTACGCGACCTATCCGCAGGACGCCCGGGATGCGGACGGTCTGGCCAGTGTCGCCGACCGGCGGCTCTACGCGGACAAGGCGGCCCGGGAACGGCGTGCCCCCACCGCGGACGAGGTGGCGTGGGTGCGTACCCGCGGTGTCCTCTCCGGCGCCGACGTCACGGTCGGCACGCGGGAACGCCGGCGGCACTCGATCGCCGACCCGGGCTGGATGTCGATCGCCCAGACCTGCGTGGCGATGATCTACCTGGCGTTCTACACCGACGGGCACGCGTACCGGGGGGTGATGTGGGCGATCTGCGCGTGGGGATTCGCTGCCGGGCTGGCGGTGGTGCTCGGCGCGGACTGGCTCAGCCGCTCGCGTACCGCCCGGCCGCTGATGCTGGCGTTCTCGGCGAGCTCGTTCGTCAGCCTCGCCGTGATCGCCGCCCTCGACGGCGGGGTGAGCAGCACGCTGGGCGTGGGCATGCTGTTGCCGATCCCGCTATTGATGCTCGGCATGCGTACGCGGGTGGCGGCGCCGGTCGCGCTGGCCGCCGGCGCGATCTACGCGGTGCTCGCCGTGGTCGAGGGCGCGTCCAGCAACTGGTTCGTGGTGACCAACCTGCTCGGTACGGCCACGACCTCGATCGCCTGCGCGCTTCAAGGGCGGACCGCGGCCGCGCAGCGCCGGATGCTGACCCGGCTGGCCCGGGTCGACGTGCTCACCGACGTACTGAACCGGCGCGGATTCGCCGAACGCTTCACCGCCGAGGTGTCGTCGGCCGGGCGTCTCCGCGCGGCTCTGCTCGTTGCCGACCTCGACGGGTTCAAACAGCTCAACGACTCGTACGGGCATGCGGCCGGGGACGAGCTGCTGCGATGGGTGGCGGCGACGCTGCGGGCCGGGGCGCGGGGGCGGGACGTGGTGGGGCGGCTGGGCGGGGACGAGTTCGTGGTGCTGGTCTGCGATGCCGACCCGGTGGAGGCTGCGGCGCGATACCGGGCGGCGTTGTCCGAGCGCACGGGGGTGAGCATCGGGGTGGCGGTGCTGGACGTCGACGGTGCTGACTTCGACAGCCTGTATGCGGCTGCGGACGCCCGCCTCTATCAGCAGAAGGCTGCCCGCAAGGCGGTTCAGCCGCCCGCCCTCACCGCCAGCTGA
- a CDS encoding glycosyl hydrolase 115 family protein codes for MRSFLASASAVLVALTLVPAVTSPTPALAEESGKSGQSGDSYLSNRSGPGRFPLVARGKAAPIVAAANDHAGVLRVAGDLQSDLHAATGVRPAVSTAGEIPAGAEPVIVGTIGRSTLIDRLVKAGKLDVRGIAGRWETSLQQVVENPLPGVRRAFVIAGSDQRGTIYGAYDVSRKIGVSPWHFWDDVPVPHSDAWYVLPGRHSQGTPKVKFRGFFINDENPATGTWAPGYFGPGKAPGYEGGLNADYYAKVFETMLRLKANYLWPAVWGRAFAEDDPLNHATASRYGVVMGTSHEAPMMRGIEEWNRHAKAAVRDADGTIVTPGSDPYGGTGEWSFRRNREAIVAYWRDGAKRMKEQGFEGVITLGMRGNGDVSLPDGDGIDLMSDIISTQREILREFDLLEAPQVQTLYKEVQRYWDKGYQPASDVTVVFCDDNWGNMRKLPHAGLPARSGGYGLYYHFDYVGDGRNYKWVDTVNLTNTWEQLHLAYSKGVDRLWVVNVGDLKNEELPTQFFLDYAWNPDAIPLRGIGDWERRYAAENFGPALAGEIAEVLNQYGYLQSRRKPESLNRRISGDAQNVVYNDQESTFTLTDYREMDRVVAEWQALAARADRIRARVPAALRDAYFQLVDYQVQASANLYELRRAEFTNIRYATEGRAATNDLADEAEARFAEDQALSDYYNNELAGGKWAGWQTQPKIGYGNAARYNNASWQQPQTDNHVALPDEIYPHLKRIEVPAAAAMGVTGTLPEFSPWQSQPQQVIEVYNKGTTPFRYRITAGQPWVKVTPSSGRVDKQIRATVSVDWRRAPKGVTTVPITVDGAGGSQVVQASVRNPEMKPQGFAEANGYVAINAAHHHRKVGDWQLLPKIGKSTDGLTPLSEGAKLEYKMTLTTTGPVKVSAWLSPRNNVLPTPGLRYAVSIDDQPAQTVDIIAATGADDTAMNRQWARNTSDNINITTTTHTIDKPGVHTLTFHAVDPTVILQRLIVDTGGVKYSYLGPPESRRY; via the coding sequence ATGCGAAGCTTCCTCGCGAGCGCGTCGGCTGTCCTCGTCGCGCTCACACTCGTCCCCGCCGTCACATCCCCTACCCCAGCCCTCGCTGAAGAGTCCGGCAAATCCGGGCAGTCCGGCGACAGCTATCTGAGCAACCGGTCCGGACCGGGCCGTTTCCCCCTCGTCGCCCGCGGCAAGGCCGCCCCGATCGTGGCCGCGGCGAACGATCACGCCGGCGTCCTGCGCGTCGCCGGCGACCTGCAGTCCGACCTGCACGCCGCCACCGGTGTGCGGCCCGCGGTCAGCACCGCCGGCGAGATCCCGGCCGGCGCCGAGCCGGTCATCGTCGGCACGATCGGCCGCAGCACCCTGATCGACCGCCTGGTGAAAGCCGGCAAGCTCGACGTGCGCGGCATCGCCGGCCGCTGGGAGACCTCGCTGCAGCAGGTCGTCGAGAACCCACTGCCCGGCGTGCGGCGCGCGTTCGTGATCGCCGGCAGCGATCAGCGCGGTACCATCTACGGCGCCTACGACGTCTCCCGCAAGATCGGCGTCTCGCCCTGGCACTTCTGGGACGACGTTCCGGTCCCGCACTCCGACGCCTGGTACGTGCTGCCCGGCCGGCACAGCCAGGGCACGCCGAAGGTGAAGTTCCGCGGGTTCTTCATCAACGACGAGAACCCGGCGACCGGCACCTGGGCGCCCGGCTACTTCGGACCCGGCAAGGCGCCCGGCTACGAGGGTGGTCTGAACGCGGACTACTACGCCAAGGTCTTCGAGACCATGCTGCGGCTCAAGGCGAACTACCTGTGGCCGGCGGTGTGGGGCCGGGCGTTCGCCGAGGACGACCCGCTCAACCACGCGACCGCCAGCCGGTACGGCGTGGTCATGGGCACCTCGCACGAGGCGCCGATGATGCGCGGCATCGAGGAGTGGAATCGGCACGCCAAGGCCGCGGTCCGCGACGCCGACGGCACCATCGTCACCCCGGGCAGCGACCCGTACGGCGGCACCGGCGAGTGGAGCTTCCGGCGCAACCGTGAGGCGATCGTGGCGTACTGGCGGGACGGCGCGAAGCGGATGAAGGAACAGGGCTTCGAAGGCGTCATCACGCTCGGTATGCGCGGCAACGGCGACGTCAGCCTGCCCGACGGCGACGGCATCGATCTGATGAGCGACATCATCTCCACGCAGCGCGAGATCCTGCGCGAGTTCGATCTGCTGGAGGCGCCCCAGGTGCAGACCCTCTACAAGGAGGTGCAGCGCTACTGGGACAAGGGCTACCAGCCGGCTTCCGACGTGACCGTCGTCTTCTGCGACGACAACTGGGGCAACATGCGCAAGCTTCCGCACGCCGGGCTGCCGGCGCGCAGCGGAGGCTACGGGCTGTACTACCACTTCGACTACGTCGGCGACGGCCGCAACTACAAGTGGGTCGACACGGTCAATCTGACCAACACGTGGGAGCAACTGCATCTCGCGTACAGCAAGGGTGTTGATCGTCTCTGGGTGGTCAACGTGGGTGACCTGAAGAACGAAGAGCTGCCCACGCAGTTCTTCCTGGACTATGCCTGGAACCCGGACGCGATCCCGCTGCGCGGAATCGGCGATTGGGAGCGCCGCTATGCGGCGGAGAACTTCGGTCCGGCCCTGGCCGGTGAGATCGCCGAGGTGCTGAATCAGTACGGCTACCTGCAGTCGCGCCGCAAGCCGGAGTCGCTGAACCGGCGGATCTCCGGTGACGCGCAGAACGTCGTCTACAACGACCAGGAGAGCACGTTCACGCTGACCGACTACCGCGAGATGGACCGGGTGGTCGCCGAGTGGCAGGCTCTCGCCGCTCGCGCCGACCGGATCCGTGCCAGGGTGCCGGCCGCCCTGCGGGACGCGTATTTCCAGCTCGTCGACTATCAGGTGCAGGCGAGCGCCAACCTTTACGAGCTGCGCCGCGCCGAGTTCACCAACATCCGCTACGCCACGGAGGGCCGGGCGGCCACCAACGACCTGGCCGATGAGGCGGAGGCCCGCTTCGCGGAGGACCAGGCGCTCAGCGACTACTACAACAACGAGCTCGCCGGCGGCAAGTGGGCGGGCTGGCAGACCCAACCCAAGATCGGGTACGGCAACGCGGCTCGCTACAACAACGCGTCGTGGCAGCAGCCGCAGACCGACAACCATGTGGCTCTGCCCGACGAGATCTACCCGCACCTCAAACGGATCGAGGTGCCGGCCGCGGCGGCCATGGGTGTCACCGGGACGCTGCCCGAGTTCAGCCCGTGGCAGTCGCAGCCGCAGCAGGTCATCGAGGTCTACAACAAGGGCACGACGCCGTTCCGGTACCGGATCACCGCGGGACAGCCGTGGGTGAAGGTCACGCCCAGCTCGGGACGCGTGGACAAGCAGATCCGGGCCACGGTCTCGGTCGACTGGCGGCGGGCGCCGAAGGGCGTCACGACCGTACCGATCACGGTTGACGGCGCGGGTGGCAGCCAGGTCGTGCAAGCCTCGGTGCGCAACCCGGAGATGAAGCCGCAAGGCTTCGCGGAAGCGAACGGCTACGTGGCGATCAACGCCGCGCACCACCACCGGAAGGTGGGCGACTGGCAGCTGCTGCCGAAGATCGGCAAGAGCACCGACGGCCTCACACCGCTGAGCGAGGGCGCCAAGCTCGAGTACAAGATGACGCTGACCACCACGGGGCCGGTCAAGGTCTCGGCGTGGCTGTCACCGCGCAACAACGTGCTGCCGACTCCGGGCCTGCGGTATGCGGTCTCGATCGACGACCAGCCGGCGCAGACCGTCGACATCATCGCCGCCACCGGCGCCGACGACACCGCGATGAACCGGCAGTGGGCCCGCAACACCTCCGACAACATCAACATCACGACCACCACGCACACCATCGACAAGCCCGGTGTGCACACGCTGACCTTCCACGCGGTCGACCCGACGGTGATCCTGCAACGGCTGATCGTCGACACCGGCGGCGTGAAGTACAGCTACCTTGGCCCGCCCGAGAGCCGGAGGTACTGA
- a CDS encoding ISAzo13 family transposase, whose amino-acid sequence MAVSEEERGRLAAKFEVILPHLDERQRRLLLGAEARVLGHGGIRAVARAAGVREGTVAAGVDELEAGVAPLGRVRRAGGGRKPVTEHDPALMPALLGLVEPDERGDPMSPLRWTTKSLRHLAQELAGRGHKAGPDTIAALLHGEGFSLQGNAKTLEGRRHPDRDAQFGYINEQVKDYLSSGDPVVSVDTKKKELVGAFANKGREWRPAGEPAVVRTHDFADPQLGQVIPYGVYDLAADTGWVAVGTDHNTAAFAVATLRRWWDGYGRDRYPNAGRLLITADAGGSNGYRTRAWKTDLAALAAEIGLPITVCHFPPGTSKWNRIEHRLFAHISMNWRARPLTSHETIVHTIAATTTSSGLRVHAELDTGHYPTGVVITDEQMSTLAIDRHDWHGDWNYTLRPDPATPAGEPATALPPLHHLAALVHPAITGMPDSAWNDLISRLTVPHQAQHEAFLHNLRGHARPRGGGRKIRVTLSHQLLATLLHDRYQLPRKVIADLFGVAGTTINVAIRNTRTLLTQIQHPIEPSNIRLTNHTDLAAHTRAAGFTAPALIKTAS is encoded by the coding sequence ATGGCGGTATCGGAGGAGGAACGGGGCAGGCTGGCAGCGAAGTTTGAGGTGATCTTGCCGCATCTGGATGAGCGGCAACGCCGGTTGCTGCTGGGTGCTGAGGCTCGGGTGCTGGGGCATGGCGGGATCCGGGCGGTAGCGCGAGCTGCCGGGGTCCGGGAGGGCACGGTGGCTGCGGGCGTCGATGAGTTGGAGGCCGGGGTGGCGCCGCTGGGCCGGGTCCGCCGTGCCGGTGGCGGCCGGAAGCCGGTGACCGAACATGATCCCGCTCTGATGCCGGCGTTGTTGGGGCTGGTCGAGCCGGACGAGCGGGGGGACCCGATGTCGCCGCTGCGATGGACGACGAAGTCGTTGCGCCACCTTGCGCAGGAACTGGCCGGGCGGGGTCATAAGGCCGGGCCGGACACGATCGCTGCTCTGCTGCACGGTGAGGGATTCAGCCTTCAGGGCAATGCCAAGACTCTGGAAGGCAGACGCCATCCCGACCGCGACGCCCAGTTCGGCTACATCAACGAGCAGGTCAAGGATTATCTGTCCAGCGGTGACCCGGTCGTCAGCGTCGATACGAAGAAGAAGGAACTCGTCGGCGCGTTCGCGAACAAGGGCCGCGAGTGGCGGCCTGCCGGTGAGCCGGCCGTAGTCCGCACCCACGACTTCGCCGATCCGCAGCTGGGACAGGTGATCCCCTACGGGGTCTACGACTTGGCCGCCGACACCGGCTGGGTCGCCGTCGGCACCGACCACAACACCGCCGCGTTCGCCGTCGCCACTCTGCGCCGCTGGTGGGACGGCTACGGCCGTGACCGCTACCCGAACGCCGGACGGCTCTTGATCACCGCGGACGCCGGCGGATCCAACGGCTACCGCACTCGCGCCTGGAAAACGGATCTGGCCGCTCTCGCCGCCGAAATCGGGCTACCGATCACCGTCTGCCACTTCCCGCCCGGCACCAGTAAATGGAACCGTATCGAGCATCGCTTGTTCGCCCACATCTCGATGAACTGGCGGGCACGACCCCTGACCAGCCACGAGACCATCGTCCACACGATCGCCGCGACCACCACCAGCAGCGGGCTGCGCGTGCACGCCGAACTCGACACCGGCCACTACCCGACCGGCGTCGTCATCACCGACGAGCAGATGAGCACCCTGGCCATCGACCGTCACGACTGGCACGGCGACTGGAACTACACCCTGCGCCCCGACCCGGCCACACCCGCCGGCGAACCCGCGACAGCCCTACCACCGCTGCATCACCTGGCCGCGCTGGTGCACCCGGCCATCACCGGCATGCCCGACAGCGCATGGAACGACCTGATCAGCCGGCTCACCGTTCCCCATCAAGCCCAACACGAAGCGTTCCTGCACAACCTGCGCGGCCACGCCCGGCCCCGCGGCGGCGGCCGCAAGATCCGCGTCACCCTCAGCCACCAACTACTGGCCACCTTGCTCCACGACCGCTACCAACTGCCCCGCAAGGTCATCGCCGATCTGTTCGGCGTCGCCGGCACCACCATCAACGTCGCCATCCGCAACACCCGCACCCTGCTCACCCAAATCCAGCACCCCATCGAACCCAGCAACATCCGCCTCACCAACCACACCGACCTCGCCGCTCACACCCGCGCCGCCGGATTCACCGCACCCGCCTTGATCAAAACAGCGAGTTAA
- a CDS encoding SGNH/GDSL hydrolase family protein, with protein sequence MRRRTVLASGGAAASAVLLGRNMPARSRWVHTWTAMPQLTEPHNLPPAPFTGTDSTLVDTTLRQTLRTTVGGRQLRVRYSNAFGGADLPITAAAVALPVGGQAGVSGIRPGSSVPVTFGGQRSVVVPVGAQMVSDPVNLPVAAATNLTVTTYLAAGQATTNLTSHPGSRTTSWLVNGDRHTEAELAGATPTDHWYLISGVEVTAAGVAGLVVLGDSLTDGRGSTTNGNDRWPDQLVARLRGRDVAVLNQAAGGNRVLRDGLGPNALARLDRDVLAVTGAVWLLVFEGVNDIGTAEASTAGQNQVVAELLNAYRQIVLRAHAQDLLVYGATLTPFGGNIYDDPAGLREQARQTVNQAIRGGMFDAYVDFDAAVRDPAEPRRIADAYNVGDHLHLNPAGYAALAAAVPRRLLERNS encoded by the coding sequence ATGCGCAGACGTACCGTTCTGGCCTCTGGCGGGGCCGCCGCCTCCGCGGTCCTGCTCGGCCGTAACATGCCGGCCCGGTCGCGCTGGGTGCACACCTGGACCGCGATGCCGCAGCTGACCGAACCGCACAATCTGCCGCCGGCGCCGTTCACCGGAACCGACTCGACGCTGGTGGACACCACGCTGCGGCAGACCCTGCGCACCACGGTCGGCGGGCGGCAACTGCGGGTCCGCTACTCCAACGCGTTCGGCGGGGCCGACCTGCCGATCACCGCGGCGGCTGTCGCACTGCCGGTGGGCGGGCAGGCCGGGGTGTCCGGCATCCGCCCGGGCAGCTCGGTGCCGGTCACCTTCGGCGGACAGCGCTCGGTGGTGGTGCCGGTCGGGGCGCAGATGGTCTCCGACCCGGTGAACCTGCCGGTGGCGGCCGCCACCAACCTCACCGTCACCACCTACCTGGCCGCCGGGCAGGCCACCACCAACCTGACCTCGCATCCCGGCTCGAGGACCACATCCTGGCTGGTCAACGGCGACCGGCACACCGAGGCCGAGCTGGCCGGCGCCACCCCGACCGACCACTGGTACCTGATCAGCGGCGTCGAGGTGACCGCCGCCGGGGTGGCCGGCCTGGTCGTCCTCGGCGACTCGCTGACCGACGGCCGGGGCTCCACCACCAACGGCAACGACCGCTGGCCGGACCAGCTGGTCGCCCGGCTCCGCGGCCGCGACGTGGCGGTGCTCAACCAGGCGGCCGGTGGCAACCGGGTGCTGCGCGACGGGCTGGGGCCGAACGCCCTGGCCCGGCTCGACCGCGACGTGCTCGCTGTCACCGGGGCGGTCTGGCTGCTGGTCTTCGAGGGGGTGAACGACATCGGCACGGCCGAGGCGAGCACGGCCGGGCAGAACCAGGTGGTGGCCGAGCTGCTGAACGCGTACCGGCAGATCGTGCTGCGCGCGCACGCGCAGGACCTGCTGGTGTACGGGGCGACGCTCACCCCGTTCGGCGGGAACATCTACGACGACCCGGCGGGCCTGCGTGAACAGGCCCGGCAGACCGTCAACCAGGCGATCCGGGGCGGGATGTTCGACGCGTACGTCGACTTCGACGCCGCGGTGCGGGATCCGGCCGAGCCACGGCGGATCGCGGACGCGTACAACGTCGGCGACCACCTGCACCTCAACCCGGCCGGGTACGCCGCTCTCGCCGCAGCCGTGCCCCGCCGGTTGCTGGAGCGAAACTCTTAA